The Microbacterium horticulturae genome has a window encoding:
- a CDS encoding PaaI family thioesterase, with protein MPRSDGGFGILFSMRVTPRRLALGMSLWIPNLFSGIRVKQFSDDWTSATVELHVNVFTRNYVKTAFGGSMSAMTDPYFFMLVMHQLGRDYVIWDTKGEIEFVKPGRGVLTARFVVSPERVARIREHARGGVKVLEWFETDITDRDGDVVAHVRREVYIREKKRVTQAAAS; from the coding sequence ATGCCGCGCAGCGACGGCGGATTCGGCATCCTGTTCTCCATGCGTGTCACTCCCCGCCGCCTCGCTCTCGGCATGAGCCTGTGGATCCCCAACCTGTTCAGCGGCATCCGCGTGAAGCAGTTCTCCGACGACTGGACCAGCGCCACCGTCGAACTGCACGTGAATGTGTTCACCCGCAACTATGTGAAGACGGCGTTCGGCGGCTCGATGTCGGCGATGACCGACCCGTACTTCTTCATGCTCGTCATGCATCAGCTGGGCCGCGACTACGTGATCTGGGATACCAAGGGTGAGATCGAGTTCGTCAAGCCCGGGCGCGGCGTGCTCACCGCCCGCTTCGTGGTCTCTCCCGAGCGTGTCGCCCGGATCCGTGAGCACGCGCGGGGCGGTGTGAAGGTCCTCGAGTGGTTTGAGACCGACATCACCGACCGCGACGGCGACGTCGTCGCGCACGTACGCCGCGAGGTGTACATCCGCGAGAAGAAGCGCGTGACGCAGGCCGCGGCATCCTGA
- a CDS encoding YdeI/OmpD-associated family protein — translation MSLQIHAVLEPQGPATAIELSDAQVDELGGGRRTAVRVTIGDRSARLRLGVMGGKNLIGMSKAARAELGVEIGDTVDALVELDEGERTVEVPADLAEALDAAPGARAAFDALAFTYRKEHVRAVTETKQPATRKRRITKIVEGLSTDAPDVTTAGMTRGSE, via the coding sequence ATGAGTCTGCAGATCCACGCCGTGCTCGAGCCGCAAGGCCCCGCGACGGCAATAGAACTCAGCGATGCGCAGGTGGACGAGCTCGGAGGAGGCCGTCGCACCGCCGTGCGGGTGACGATCGGCGACCGGTCCGCGCGGCTGCGCCTGGGCGTCATGGGTGGGAAGAACCTCATCGGGATGTCGAAGGCGGCGCGGGCGGAGCTCGGCGTCGAGATCGGCGACACGGTCGATGCCCTCGTGGAGCTCGACGAGGGGGAACGGACGGTGGAGGTGCCCGCGGACCTCGCGGAGGCGTTGGATGCCGCGCCGGGTGCGCGAGCTGCGTTCGACGCCCTCGCCTTCACCTACCGCAAGGAGCACGTGCGCGCCGTGACCGAGACGAAGCAGCCGGCCACGCGCAAGCGTCGGATCACGAAGATCGTGGAGGGGCTCTCCACCGACGCGCCTGACGTCACGACCGCGGGCATGACGCGCGGCTCTGAGTAG
- a CDS encoding MFS transporter gives MTSTTSLPVTARRWAALGILTLAVLLLAIDGTVLALAVPALTADLNPTATQLLWIGDIYSFALAGLLVTMGNLADRIGRKRLLLIGSVGFGLSSILAAFSPTPEVLILARAIIGISGATIMPSTLALVRNIFSDPTMRTRAIAVWAAGATAGAAVGPIVGGALLEHFHWGSVFLINVPIMVLVLVGGLFLLPESRDPHGARIDLWSAVLSFLAIVSIVFAIKQVFANGFDWTTPVAVMLGLIAGGLFLRRQRTLDRPLIDVSLFRSPAFSGAVVANTVSIFAFVGLLFFFSQYLQLVRGLGPLEAGLTELSATVASIVVIAFAGHMLGKLGRGRAISVGLAFGAIGLAVLAFAEGMSGLVGILIGFAIVGFGAGLAMTLTTDAVVSAAPRERAGAASSIAETAYELGAALGIAVLGSLQLALYRWNLPPIADEVIDTSVRESLATAMSQLDSADAAVRAAIEQAQHAFTLGMQWTSVIAAILLAIAAVIAWIAIPSHKIPDPVSH, from the coding sequence GTGACTTCGACGACTTCCCTGCCGGTGACGGCACGCCGGTGGGCGGCACTCGGCATCCTGACCCTCGCCGTGCTTCTCCTGGCCATCGACGGCACGGTTCTCGCGCTAGCTGTGCCCGCCCTGACCGCCGACCTGAACCCCACCGCGACCCAGCTGCTGTGGATCGGTGACATCTACTCGTTTGCCCTGGCCGGCCTGCTCGTGACGATGGGGAATCTGGCCGACCGGATCGGCCGGAAACGGCTGCTGCTGATCGGCTCGGTGGGCTTCGGGCTCTCGTCGATTCTGGCGGCGTTCTCGCCCACGCCGGAGGTCCTTATCCTCGCTCGCGCGATCATCGGGATCAGCGGCGCGACGATCATGCCGTCGACGCTGGCTCTCGTCCGGAACATCTTCTCTGACCCGACGATGCGCACTCGTGCCATCGCCGTGTGGGCAGCCGGCGCGACCGCCGGCGCTGCGGTCGGCCCCATTGTGGGCGGCGCGCTGCTGGAACACTTCCACTGGGGCAGCGTGTTCCTCATCAATGTTCCGATCATGGTTCTCGTGCTCGTCGGCGGACTCTTCCTCCTGCCGGAGTCGAGGGACCCTCATGGTGCGCGCATAGACCTATGGTCTGCGGTGCTGTCGTTCCTGGCGATCGTCTCGATCGTCTTCGCCATCAAGCAGGTGTTCGCGAACGGGTTCGACTGGACGACCCCGGTTGCGGTCATGCTGGGCCTGATCGCCGGAGGGCTGTTCCTGCGACGACAACGCACTCTCGACCGGCCCCTCATCGACGTCTCCCTGTTCCGCTCGCCAGCGTTCAGCGGGGCTGTGGTGGCCAACACCGTGTCGATCTTCGCGTTCGTGGGCCTGTTGTTCTTCTTCTCTCAGTATCTGCAGCTCGTCCGCGGTCTCGGTCCGTTGGAGGCTGGTCTGACCGAGTTGTCGGCGACTGTGGCCTCGATCGTCGTCATCGCGTTCGCAGGGCACATGCTCGGCAAGCTCGGCCGCGGCCGCGCGATCAGCGTCGGACTCGCTTTCGGAGCGATAGGACTCGCCGTGCTGGCTTTCGCGGAAGGGATGTCGGGTTTGGTGGGCATCCTCATCGGGTTTGCGATCGTCGGGTTCGGCGCGGGGCTGGCGATGACGTTGACCACCGATGCGGTCGTCAGCGCCGCACCCCGCGAGCGCGCCGGTGCCGCCTCCTCCATCGCGGAAACCGCCTACGAATTGGGCGCCGCGCTGGGCATCGCCGTGCTGGGTTCGCTGCAACTCGCTCTGTACCGGTGGAACCTGCCCCCGATCGCGGATGAGGTGATCGACACCAGCGTGCGCGAATCGCTCGCGACAGCGATGTCCCAGCTCGACTCCGCTGATGCTGCGGTCCGGGCTGCGATCGAACAGGCACAGCATGCGTTCACTCTCGGCATGCAGTGGACCTCGGTCATCGCCGCGATCCTGCTGGCGATTGCCGCCGTCATCGCCTGGATCGCCATCCCGTCTCACAAGATCCCAGACCCCGTGAGCCACTGA
- a CDS encoding FtsB family cell division protein produces the protein MVRRPTPPSPVSETADRSPQKAKKTRDAASTPRRTVDVRAWLAGSRLSGFTAIMLGLVVIAVFVLVPTVGTYIGQRQQIAELEHSVQVTKEQIAELNRQRTRWDDPAYITTQARERLYFTKPSEIVYLVEDDLPDTDIPRDKAPVSDTVQTTKTDWMSQFVRSLAASGLAKTAVASTDDPGSSRHPAPSPSGSR, from the coding sequence ATGGTCCGCAGGCCGACTCCCCCTTCTCCTGTCTCCGAAACGGCCGATCGGTCACCACAGAAGGCGAAGAAGACGCGGGATGCCGCATCCACCCCACGCCGCACCGTTGATGTGCGCGCATGGCTGGCCGGATCGCGGCTGTCGGGCTTCACGGCCATCATGCTCGGGCTGGTGGTGATAGCGGTCTTCGTGCTCGTGCCGACGGTCGGTACCTACATCGGACAGCGCCAGCAGATCGCCGAGCTCGAGCACTCGGTGCAGGTCACGAAGGAACAGATCGCCGAGCTGAACCGACAGCGCACCCGCTGGGACGACCCCGCATACATCACGACGCAGGCGCGCGAGCGGCTCTACTTCACGAAGCCGAGCGAGATCGTGTACCTCGTCGAGGACGATCTGCCCGACACCGACATCCCGCGCGACAAGGCACCGGTCAGCGACACCGTGCAGACGACCAAGACCGATTGGATGTCGCAGTTCGTGCGGTCGCTGGCCGCATCCGGGCTCGCCAAGACCGCGGTCGCGTCGACCGACGACCCAGGCTCGTCGCGGCATCCGGCCCCGTCCCCGTCCGGTTCCCGGTGA
- a CDS encoding S8 family peptidase has protein sequence MIRRLAAALLAGAVAVLACTAASAAPADEKGDDDSIRSQEYWLDEYGITKAWETTQGKGVKIAVIDTGVGHAPELDPAVVGGTDVSGAGTSDGRTPVGTLDANHGSWVASLAAARNHGDKEAMIGVAPKADILSISIGFPDASPPVPFTEQVVKAMHWAVDHGAKVINLSFTTNTLDWDESWDDAFLYAYQHDVVVVVAAGNRGSGTGVVGAPATIPGVLTVAGVTPDEKASRDASTQGITIGVSAPSERLLGVSADGEVVFWEGTSGAAPIVSGIVALVRAAHPNLDAENVIERVTKTARRAPGMTQVPSSLYGYGLVDAAAAVADTVPLVSGNSPTHQLEEWIRLYRRAPVQASQSPAPTEKAVEVPPLPRADRVSTPVSPLLPDRDRVLYGSIPLMAVTVPAILVLLGVTVAARRLRSARPPGASRRKNL, from the coding sequence ATGATCCGACGGCTCGCCGCTGCACTGCTGGCCGGGGCCGTCGCGGTGCTCGCCTGCACCGCGGCGTCTGCTGCACCCGCAGACGAGAAGGGCGACGACGACTCGATCCGCTCTCAGGAGTATTGGCTCGACGAATACGGCATCACCAAGGCCTGGGAGACCACGCAGGGCAAGGGCGTGAAGATCGCCGTCATCGACACCGGCGTCGGTCATGCTCCTGAACTGGACCCCGCGGTCGTCGGCGGCACCGACGTGTCCGGAGCGGGCACCTCCGACGGACGCACGCCGGTCGGCACCCTCGACGCCAATCACGGCAGCTGGGTGGCGTCGCTGGCGGCTGCGCGCAACCACGGAGACAAAGAGGCGATGATCGGTGTCGCGCCGAAGGCCGACATCCTCTCCATCTCGATCGGCTTCCCCGATGCGAGCCCGCCCGTGCCGTTCACCGAGCAGGTCGTCAAAGCCATGCACTGGGCCGTCGACCACGGCGCGAAGGTGATCAACCTGTCGTTCACGACGAACACGCTCGACTGGGACGAGAGCTGGGACGACGCGTTCCTCTACGCGTACCAGCACGACGTGGTGGTCGTCGTGGCCGCCGGCAACCGGGGGAGCGGCACGGGTGTCGTGGGCGCCCCCGCGACGATCCCGGGCGTGCTGACGGTCGCCGGCGTCACCCCTGACGAGAAGGCCAGTCGCGACGCATCCACGCAGGGCATCACGATCGGGGTGTCGGCGCCCAGCGAGCGGCTGCTCGGCGTGTCCGCCGACGGTGAGGTCGTGTTCTGGGAGGGCACGAGCGGCGCCGCACCCATCGTCTCGGGGATCGTCGCGCTCGTGCGTGCCGCGCACCCGAATCTCGACGCCGAGAACGTGATCGAGCGCGTCACCAAGACCGCCCGGCGCGCGCCGGGGATGACACAGGTGCCCAGTTCGCTGTACGGGTACGGATTGGTGGATGCCGCGGCTGCGGTCGCCGACACCGTGCCGCTGGTCTCGGGCAACAGTCCGACGCATCAGCTCGAGGAGTGGATAAGGCTGTACCGGCGCGCGCCCGTGCAGGCCTCGCAGTCGCCCGCCCCGACCGAGAAGGCGGTCGAGGTGCCGCCCCTGCCGCGTGCGGACCGCGTCTCGACGCCCGTGTCACCACTCCTGCCTGACCGCGACAGAGTGCTGTATGGCAGCATCCCACTGATGGCGGTGACGGTGCCCGCTATACTGGTGCTCTTGGGTGTCACCGTTGCTGCCCGTCGTCTTCGTTCGGCGCGCCCGCCCGGCGCGTCACGCCGCAAGAATCTCTAG
- a CDS encoding CPBP family intramembrane glutamic endopeptidase, whose product MTDIVQKEPARVPWPAVIVYIIVALGLGWLVALPLWVSGDGLASPWAPWILRGMMFAPTIAMLVAVFAMRTPRTGRLRFLGMWPLRPTGRFIGMLVVALFAPIVVVVVTTCVAAVLGLVRVDLVNFSGYAQQLQALAPGQPLPPMVVLVIVQLVMIPGGALVNSIFTAGEELGWRGWLLPALRPLGTWPAIVLTGIVWGVWHAPVILLGYDFGRTDVVGVLLMIGACVAWGALLGWLRLRSASVWPAVLAHGSLNAVGGLILLLVAAGEQPDLAIVGPLGVISWCVLAVFVVLLALCGQFRNQPSPGEQGMTRTARGGRIGA is encoded by the coding sequence ATGACCGACATCGTGCAGAAGGAGCCGGCGCGGGTGCCCTGGCCGGCGGTGATCGTGTACATCATCGTCGCGCTCGGCCTCGGCTGGCTGGTCGCGCTGCCGCTGTGGGTGTCCGGTGACGGACTGGCTTCGCCATGGGCTCCGTGGATCCTGCGCGGGATGATGTTCGCGCCCACGATCGCGATGCTGGTCGCGGTGTTCGCGATGCGCACCCCGCGAACAGGTCGGTTGCGGTTCCTGGGGATGTGGCCGTTGCGCCCGACCGGGCGGTTCATCGGGATGCTGGTAGTCGCGTTGTTCGCGCCGATCGTCGTGGTGGTGGTCACGACGTGCGTGGCGGCGGTGCTCGGACTCGTGCGGGTGGATCTCGTGAACTTCTCCGGGTACGCACAGCAGTTGCAGGCGCTCGCGCCAGGCCAGCCGCTGCCGCCGATGGTGGTCCTTGTGATCGTGCAGCTCGTCATGATCCCGGGCGGCGCGCTGGTCAACAGCATCTTCACGGCGGGGGAGGAGTTGGGCTGGCGGGGATGGCTGCTGCCCGCCTTGCGGCCCCTGGGGACGTGGCCCGCGATCGTGTTGACGGGCATCGTGTGGGGCGTCTGGCATGCGCCGGTGATCCTGCTCGGCTATGACTTCGGGCGCACCGACGTGGTCGGCGTGCTGCTGATGATCGGCGCGTGCGTTGCGTGGGGTGCGCTGCTGGGGTGGCTGCGACTGCGCAGTGCATCGGTGTGGCCCGCGGTACTCGCCCACGGATCGCTGAACGCTGTCGGCGGACTCATCCTGCTGCTGGTCGCCGCGGGTGAACAGCCCGATCTGGCGATCGTCGGCCCGCTCGGGGTCATCTCGTGGTGTGTCCTCGCGGTGTTCGTGGTGCTGCTTGCGCTGTGCGGACAGTTCCGCAATCAGCCGTCGCCCGGCGAGCAGGGGATGACACGCACGGCCAGAGGCGGAAGGATCGGAGCATGA
- a CDS encoding DUF501 domain-containing protein has translation MTTEPFAPVDDADLAVLRAQLGRPARGVIGIAARCVCGNPTVAATAPRLPDGTPFPTMYYLTHPAATAEMSRLEADHVMRELQDALATDAELQGAYRRAHEAYLADRAQFGDVPEIHGISAGGMPTRVKCLHALAAHALAAGPGVNPIGDIALERSNWSPQRCACAEPGPLLRADADTPGPAGGRA, from the coding sequence GTGACCACTGAGCCGTTCGCCCCTGTCGACGACGCCGACCTCGCCGTGCTGCGTGCGCAGCTCGGTCGCCCCGCCCGCGGTGTCATCGGCATCGCCGCGCGCTGCGTGTGCGGAAACCCCACTGTCGCCGCGACCGCGCCGCGACTGCCTGACGGCACGCCGTTCCCGACCATGTACTACCTCACACACCCGGCCGCGACCGCGGAGATGTCGCGGCTCGAGGCGGATCACGTCATGCGCGAGCTGCAGGACGCGCTGGCCACCGACGCCGAGCTGCAGGGGGCGTATCGCCGCGCGCACGAGGCCTACCTCGCCGACCGCGCGCAGTTCGGGGACGTTCCCGAGATCCACGGCATCTCCGCCGGGGGCATGCCCACGCGCGTCAAGTGCCTGCACGCCCTGGCCGCACACGCGCTGGCCGCCGGCCCCGGTGTCAACCCGATCGGTGACATCGCGCTCGAGCGCTCGAACTGGTCACCGCAGCGCTGTGCATGCGCCGAGCCCGGTCCGCTGCTGCGCGCTGACGCCGACACGCCCGGCCCTGCGGGGGGACGCGCATGA
- the eno gene encoding phosphopyruvate hydratase, translating to MALIEAVNAREILDSRGNPTVEVEVLLDDGIVQRAAVPSGASTGAFEAYELRDGDKSRYSGKGVLKAVAAVVDELGPAVEGVDAADQRVIDEILIDTDGTENKSRTGANAILGVSLAVAKAAADSADLPLFRYLGGPNAHVLPVPLFNVINGGEHADNGIDFQEFFLAPIGADSFSESLRWGAETYHVLKGELKAAGFSTGLGDEGGFAPDLPSNREGLDFLVKAIEKAGFTPGRDIAVGLDVAATEFFADGVYTVEGKPWSAEKLTDYFAGLVNDYPIVTIEDALAEDDWDNWKALTDKIGTQVQLVGDDLFVTNPERLAKGIQLGVANSLLVKVNQIGTLSETLDAVELAHRSGYTTMFSHRSGETEDTTIADLVVAVNSGQIKSGAPARSERVAKYNQLLRIEEELGDAAEFIGRAAFPRYKG from the coding sequence GTGGCACTTATCGAGGCAGTCAACGCGCGCGAGATCCTGGACTCGCGCGGCAACCCGACCGTCGAGGTGGAGGTGCTCCTCGACGACGGCATCGTGCAGCGTGCGGCCGTCCCGTCGGGCGCGTCCACCGGCGCCTTCGAGGCGTACGAGCTGCGTGACGGCGACAAGAGCCGGTACAGCGGCAAGGGCGTGCTCAAGGCCGTTGCCGCGGTCGTCGACGAGCTGGGACCTGCCGTGGAAGGGGTGGATGCCGCAGACCAGCGCGTCATCGACGAGATCCTCATCGACACCGACGGCACCGAGAATAAGTCGCGCACGGGCGCCAACGCGATCCTGGGTGTGAGCCTCGCGGTCGCCAAGGCCGCCGCCGACAGCGCCGATCTGCCCTTGTTCCGCTACCTGGGCGGCCCGAACGCGCACGTGCTGCCCGTTCCGCTGTTCAACGTCATCAACGGCGGCGAGCACGCCGACAACGGCATCGACTTCCAGGAGTTCTTCCTCGCCCCGATCGGTGCGGACTCGTTCTCCGAGTCGCTGCGCTGGGGAGCAGAGACCTACCACGTCCTCAAGGGCGAGCTGAAGGCCGCGGGCTTTTCCACCGGCCTCGGCGACGAGGGCGGCTTCGCCCCCGACCTGCCCAGCAACCGCGAGGGTCTCGACTTCCTCGTCAAGGCGATCGAGAAGGCGGGCTTCACGCCGGGCCGCGACATCGCCGTGGGGCTGGACGTCGCCGCCACCGAGTTCTTCGCCGACGGGGTCTACACCGTCGAGGGCAAGCCGTGGTCGGCTGAGAAGCTCACCGACTACTTCGCGGGCCTGGTGAACGACTACCCGATCGTCACGATCGAGGACGCGCTGGCCGAGGATGACTGGGACAACTGGAAGGCCCTCACCGACAAGATCGGCACCCAGGTGCAGCTGGTCGGCGACGACCTGTTCGTCACCAACCCCGAGCGCCTCGCCAAGGGCATCCAGCTCGGCGTCGCCAACTCGCTGCTGGTCAAGGTCAACCAGATCGGCACCCTCTCCGAGACGCTCGACGCCGTCGAGCTCGCGCACCGCTCGGGCTACACCACGATGTTCTCGCACCGCTCGGGCGAGACCGAAGACACCACGATCGCCGACCTGGTGGTCGCCGTGAACTCGGGTCAGATCAAGTCCGGCGCGCCCGCCCGCAGCGAGCGCGTCGCGAAATACAATCAGCTTCTGCGCATCGAAGAGGAGCTGGGCGACGCGGCGGAGTTCATCGGCCGCGCGGCCTTCCCGCGCTACAAGGGCTGA
- a CDS encoding TetR/AcrR family transcriptional regulator: MDIADGHKGRTTRNAERTRAAVLTAAAEAMVERGTGVSLDHIAKRAGVSKSGLQHHFPNREALIVALVDDAQQQLRENVMSHLDLSENTPGKLLRAYVRAMTSGSRSTVQYFTAAPTWAGIYQIPTVAEIAAADAHWWNENLAADGLGSDRIMIVRRAAEGLAAAAAYGDETSAAVERAREVLLHLADGGEIGAL; the protein is encoded by the coding sequence ATGGACATCGCGGACGGTCACAAGGGGCGCACGACGCGCAACGCCGAGCGAACGAGGGCGGCCGTCCTCACGGCTGCGGCCGAAGCGATGGTCGAACGAGGCACCGGCGTCTCGCTCGACCACATCGCGAAGCGCGCCGGCGTCTCGAAGAGCGGGTTGCAACACCATTTCCCCAACCGGGAAGCCTTGATCGTCGCGCTCGTCGACGACGCTCAACAGCAGCTTCGGGAGAACGTGATGAGCCATCTCGATCTTTCGGAGAACACTCCGGGCAAGCTCCTCCGCGCCTACGTCCGCGCCATGACCTCAGGTTCACGCTCCACCGTGCAGTACTTCACCGCCGCGCCGACCTGGGCAGGCATCTATCAGATACCCACGGTCGCCGAGATCGCTGCCGCCGACGCACACTGGTGGAACGAGAACTTGGCCGCCGACGGCCTTGGCTCCGACCGCATCATGATCGTCCGGCGCGCAGCCGAAGGACTGGCCGCGGCAGCCGCCTACGGCGATGAGACATCCGCCGCTGTCGAACGGGCCCGTGAAGTTCTCCTCCACCTTGCGGACGGCGGGGAGATCGGAGCGCTCTGA
- a CDS encoding GntR family transcriptional regulator — MLVRIDPASDAALYDQVAASLRAEIAAGRLAAGDRLPVAREVAASLGINVHTVLKAYQNLREEGLVDMRRGRGVVVTAAAASLALLADDIRALVARAAALGLSPATLAALVKETTV; from the coding sequence GTGTTGGTTCGCATCGACCCCGCCAGCGACGCGGCCCTGTACGACCAGGTCGCGGCGTCGTTGCGTGCCGAGATCGCAGCGGGACGCCTGGCCGCCGGCGACCGCCTGCCGGTGGCGCGGGAGGTCGCGGCATCCCTCGGAATCAACGTGCACACCGTGCTGAAGGCGTATCAGAACCTGCGCGAGGAGGGGCTGGTCGATATGCGCCGCGGGCGTGGGGTCGTCGTGACCGCCGCTGCCGCGTCACTGGCCCTGCTCGCCGATGACATCCGCGCGCTCGTCGCTCGGGCCGCCGCCCTCGGGCTGTCGCCTGCGACTCTCGCCGCTCTTGTGAAGGAGACCACTGTATGA
- a CDS encoding DUF1648 domain-containing protein: protein MSPDVRRARRAFLWVGVVVPVVITLLSSLVIALWLPDLPDPAATHWSGGGGPDGFGPAWTYLAIGLGVPLGLIALFAVFALFAHRVPPRDPNGPQWSSTARLLGAMSLGVSAMLAWMMLISVGVQRGLDDAAETPDITGWVFVGCAGAVLVVVAGWFLQPRVTSTGTPAEEVSPMVLAPGERAVWTATATTGRAGVATLTALFLVLAATAVVMWALEEPSWWVLGLVCLLLGALMLTMLTFRVRVDTAGLLVRSSAGWPRFRVRPDDVAAVRVVPVHPFAEFGGWGVRLSTDGRFGVVLRTGDALEVTRRSGRTFVVTVDDAATGAALLSATASAAASRVDREESR, encoded by the coding sequence ATGAGCCCCGATGTCCGTCGTGCACGCCGCGCCTTCCTCTGGGTGGGGGTCGTCGTGCCGGTCGTGATCACCCTGCTCTCGTCCCTTGTGATCGCGTTGTGGCTGCCCGATCTGCCCGATCCCGCGGCGACGCACTGGTCGGGTGGCGGTGGGCCCGACGGGTTCGGGCCGGCGTGGACGTACCTGGCGATCGGCCTGGGTGTGCCTCTCGGACTTATCGCGTTGTTCGCCGTGTTCGCGCTGTTCGCCCATCGGGTGCCCCCGCGCGACCCGAACGGGCCGCAGTGGTCGTCGACCGCGCGGCTGCTGGGGGCGATGAGTCTCGGTGTCAGCGCGATGTTGGCCTGGATGATGCTCATCAGCGTCGGTGTTCAGCGTGGCCTTGACGACGCGGCGGAGACACCGGACATCACCGGCTGGGTCTTCGTCGGGTGCGCTGGGGCCGTGTTGGTCGTGGTCGCGGGGTGGTTTCTGCAGCCGCGAGTGACGTCCACCGGCACCCCAGCCGAGGAGGTGTCGCCGATGGTTCTCGCGCCGGGGGAGCGCGCTGTGTGGACCGCAACTGCCACGACGGGTCGTGCGGGTGTGGCCACGCTGACTGCGCTGTTTCTCGTGCTTGCCGCAACCGCGGTGGTCATGTGGGCGCTGGAGGAGCCGTCGTGGTGGGTTCTGGGACTCGTCTGTCTGCTGCTCGGAGCGCTCATGCTGACGATGCTGACCTTCCGGGTACGGGTGGACACGGCCGGACTTCTCGTGCGGTCATCGGCCGGCTGGCCGCGGTTCCGCGTGCGGCCCGATGACGTCGCAGCGGTCCGGGTGGTCCCGGTGCATCCCTTCGCCGAGTTCGGCGGGTGGGGCGTGCGGCTGTCGACCGACGGGCGCTTCGGTGTCGTGCTGCGCACCGGCGACGCGCTGGAGGTCACACGCCGAAGCGGCCGGACCTTCGTCGTGACGGTGGATGATGCGGCGACCGGGGCGGCGCTGCTTTCTGCCACTGCGTCGGCCGCGGCATCCCGCGTCGATCGAGAGGAGTCGAGATGA
- a CDS encoding NAD(P)/FAD-dependent oxidoreductase, translated as MNTAATTTPRILIVGGGYAGFYTAWKLEKHLRKGEAEVTMVDPLPYMTYQPFLPEVAAGSIEPRHAVVAHRRHLKRTTVINAKVTGIDHAHKTATLTGADGQTWQHEYDQIVVTAGAVSRTFPIPGIADNAIGLKTIEEAVAVRDRLMSNFDRAAALPAGPDRDRLLTVIVVGGGFAGIEAFAELRSLASALLKNYPQLTFEDTHFHLIEAMGRIMPEVSQKTSEWVLKSLAKHGAYVHLDTQVTNATDGNVEVSTGEVFPSDLIVWTAGVMANPTVVRGGDLPVEERGRIRTRADLRVGTPEEFVEGAWAAGDVSAVPDLSGGGVGGFCVPNAQHAVRQAKRLAKNLVAVLRGEKTTDYFHKNAGAVAGLGLYNGVFQSGNLALKGFLAWCAHRAYHGLAMPTWERKWRVLWGWWNNFWLGRDIVSLEAVQTPRAVFEQFAARPRPPQPAEAAPKKDEKKADGAGAGKKPVESQASA; from the coding sequence GTGAACACCGCCGCGACCACCACGCCCCGGATCCTCATCGTCGGCGGTGGGTACGCCGGCTTCTACACCGCCTGGAAGCTGGAGAAGCATCTCCGCAAGGGCGAGGCAGAGGTCACCATGGTCGACCCGCTGCCCTACATGACCTACCAGCCGTTCCTGCCGGAGGTCGCTGCGGGGTCCATCGAGCCGCGCCACGCCGTCGTCGCCCACCGTCGTCATCTCAAGCGCACGACGGTCATCAACGCAAAGGTGACCGGCATCGACCACGCGCACAAGACCGCCACGCTCACGGGCGCCGACGGGCAGACGTGGCAGCACGAGTACGACCAGATCGTCGTCACCGCCGGTGCGGTCTCGCGCACCTTCCCGATCCCCGGCATCGCCGACAACGCGATCGGCCTGAAGACGATCGAAGAGGCCGTCGCCGTCCGCGATCGCCTGATGAGCAACTTCGACCGTGCCGCCGCGTTGCCGGCGGGCCCCGACCGCGATCGCCTGCTGACCGTCATCGTCGTGGGTGGCGGCTTCGCGGGCATCGAGGCGTTCGCAGAGCTTCGGTCTCTGGCATCCGCCCTTCTGAAGAACTACCCGCAGCTCACCTTCGAAGACACGCACTTCCACCTCATCGAGGCGATGGGGCGCATCATGCCCGAGGTCTCGCAGAAGACGAGTGAGTGGGTGCTGAAGTCGCTCGCGAAGCACGGCGCGTACGTGCACCTCGACACGCAGGTGACCAACGCCACCGACGGCAACGTCGAGGTCTCCACCGGCGAGGTCTTCCCGTCCGACCTGATCGTCTGGACCGCCGGAGTGATGGCCAACCCGACCGTGGTGCGTGGCGGCGACCTGCCCGTCGAAGAGCGTGGTCGCATCCGCACGCGCGCCGACCTGCGCGTGGGCACGCCCGAGGAGTTCGTCGAGGGCGCCTGGGCCGCCGGTGACGTCTCGGCCGTTCCCGACCTCTCGGGCGGCGGCGTGGGCGGCTTCTGTGTGCCGAACGCGCAGCATGCCGTGCGTCAGGCCAAGCGCCTCGCGAAGAACCTCGTGGCGGTTCTCCGCGGCGAGAAGACGACGGACTACTTCCACAAGAATGCCGGTGCGGTTGCGGGCCTGGGCCTGTACAACGGCGTCTTCCAGTCAGGCAACCTTGCACTCAAGGGCTTCCTCGCGTGGTGCGCCCACCGCGCCTACCATGGCCTGGCGATGCCGACGTGGGAGCGCAAGTGGCGTGTGCTGTGGGGCTGGTGGAACAACTTTTGGCTCGGCCGCGACATCGTGAGCCTCGAGGCCGTGCAGACGCCGCGTGCGGTCTTCGAGCAGTTCGCGGCCCGCCCCCGTCCGCCGCAGCCGGCCGAGGCCGCGCCGAAGAAGGACGAGAAGAAGGCCGACGGTGCCGGTGCCGGAAAGAAGCCGGTCGAGTCGCAGGCCAGCGCCTGA